One Chryseobacterium sp. StRB126 genomic region harbors:
- a CDS encoding bifunctional aconitate hydratase 2/2-methylisocitrate dehydratase, translated as MNIYKDYIKEIEERKNQGLHPKPIDGAELLSEIIAQIKDSGNADRTDSLKFFIYNTLPGTTSAAGVKAKFLKEIILGESIVEEISQAFAFELLSHMKGGKSIEVLLNLALGNDTAIAQQAADVLKTQVFLYEADTNRLKEAYKSGNAIAKEILESYAKAEFFTKLPEVAEEIKVVTYIAGEGDISTDLLSPGNQAHSRSDRELHGKCMITPEAQEEIKALQAQHPDASVMLIAEKGTMGVGSSRMSGVNNVALWTGKQASPYVPFVNIAPIVGGTNGISPIFLTTVDVTGGIGVDLKNWVKKVDENGNPVRNENGDIVLEEAYSVATGTVLTINTKEKKLYNGDQELIDLTKSFTPQKMEFIKAGGSYAIVFGKKLQTFAAQTLGVEAPAVFAPSKEISHEGQGLTAVEKIFNRNAVGTTPGKVLHAGSDVRVQVNIVGSQDTTGLMTSQELESMAATVISPVVDGAYQSGCHTASVWDKKAQANIPKLMKFMNDFGLITARDPKGEYHSMTDVIHKVLNDITVDEWAIIIGGDSHTRMSKGVAFGADSGTVALALATGEASMPIPESVKVTFKGEMKPHMDFRDVVHATQAQMLKQFGGENVFQGRIIEVHIGTLPADQAFTFTDWTAEMKAKASINISEDNTLIESLEIAKGRIQIMIDKGMDNHNKVLQGLIDKANKRIEEIRSGEKPALTPDSNAKYYAEVVVDLDVIVEPMIADPDVNNDDVSKRYTHDTIRDLSYYGGEKKVDLGFVGSCMVHKGDLKIVSQMLRNLEKQKGKVEFNAPLVVAAPTYNIIDELKAEGDWELLEKYSGFEFNDNAPKGEARTEYENVMYLERPGCNLCMGNQEKAAKGDTVLATSTRLFQGRVVEDSERKKGESLLASTPVVVLSAIIGRIPSIEEYKAAVEGIDLTTFVPSIKELTSTSAH; from the coding sequence ATGAATATTTATAAGGATTACATCAAAGAGATTGAAGAAAGAAAAAACCAGGGGCTTCATCCAAAGCCAATTGATGGTGCTGAATTACTAAGCGAAATTATCGCACAAATCAAAGATTCAGGTAATGCAGATCGAACGGACTCTCTTAAATTTTTCATCTACAACACCCTACCGGGAACAACAAGCGCAGCTGGTGTAAAAGCTAAATTTTTAAAAGAGATCATTCTGGGTGAATCCATAGTAGAAGAAATCTCTCAAGCTTTTGCTTTCGAATTATTATCTCACATGAAAGGAGGTAAATCAATCGAAGTATTATTAAACCTAGCTTTAGGTAACGATACGGCGATTGCTCAACAAGCTGCAGACGTTCTTAAAACTCAGGTTTTCCTTTATGAAGCGGACACTAACCGACTAAAAGAGGCCTACAAAAGCGGAAATGCAATCGCTAAAGAAATTTTAGAAAGCTACGCAAAAGCTGAATTCTTCACTAAGCTACCTGAAGTAGCTGAAGAAATCAAGGTAGTTACTTATATTGCTGGTGAAGGAGATATTTCTACCGATTTACTTTCTCCGGGTAATCAGGCTCACTCAAGATCAGACCGTGAACTTCACGGTAAATGTATGATTACTCCTGAAGCTCAGGAAGAAATCAAAGCTTTACAGGCACAACATCCTGATGCCAGCGTTATGCTTATCGCTGAAAAAGGAACAATGGGTGTAGGATCATCCAGAATGTCAGGGGTAAACAATGTGGCTTTATGGACTGGTAAACAAGCGAGCCCTTATGTACCATTTGTAAATATCGCTCCAATCGTAGGAGGAACAAACGGTATTTCTCCAATCTTCCTTACCACAGTGGACGTTACCGGAGGGATTGGTGTTGACCTTAAGAACTGGGTGAAGAAAGTAGACGAAAACGGAAACCCAGTTCGTAATGAAAATGGTGATATCGTTCTTGAAGAAGCTTATTCAGTAGCTACAGGAACTGTTTTAACGATCAATACAAAAGAAAAGAAATTATATAACGGAGATCAGGAACTGATTGACCTTACGAAATCTTTCACGCCACAAAAGATGGAATTCATCAAGGCTGGAGGATCTTATGCCATCGTATTCGGTAAGAAGCTACAGACATTTGCTGCCCAGACTTTAGGGGTTGAAGCTCCGGCTGTTTTTGCTCCATCAAAAGAAATTTCTCACGAAGGACAAGGTCTTACGGCAGTTGAAAAAATCTTCAACAGAAATGCTGTAGGAACTACACCAGGAAAAGTATTACATGCTGGTTCTGATGTTCGTGTACAGGTAAACATTGTTGGTTCTCAGGATACGACAGGTCTTATGACTTCTCAGGAGCTTGAATCAATGGCTGCTACTGTAATTTCTCCAGTTGTTGACGGTGCTTACCAATCAGGTTGTCACACCGCTTCAGTTTGGGATAAAAAAGCTCAGGCGAACATTCCTAAGCTAATGAAATTCATGAACGATTTCGGTTTGATCACAGCTCGTGACCCGAAAGGTGAATACCACTCTATGACTGACGTTATTCACAAAGTTCTTAACGATATCACTGTAGACGAGTGGGCGATCATCATTGGTGGTGACTCTCACACAAGAATGTCTAAAGGAGTTGCTTTCGGAGCTGACTCTGGAACGGTTGCTCTTGCATTAGCTACAGGTGAGGCATCTATGCCAATCCCAGAATCTGTAAAAGTAACTTTCAAAGGTGAAATGAAGCCTCACATGGATTTCCGTGATGTGGTTCATGCTACTCAGGCTCAGATGTTGAAGCAATTCGGAGGAGAGAATGTATTCCAGGGAAGAATCATTGAGGTTCACATCGGAACACTTCCTGCGGATCAGGCATTCACATTTACAGACTGGACTGCTGAAATGAAGGCTAAAGCATCTATCAACATTTCTGAAGACAATACCTTAATTGAATCATTGGAAATTGCTAAAGGCAGAATCCAGATTATGATTGACAAAGGAATGGATAACCATAACAAAGTTCTTCAGGGATTAATTGACAAAGCTAATAAGAGAATTGAAGAGATCAGATCAGGTGAAAAACCTGCTCTTACTCCAGATTCAAACGCTAAATATTACGCTGAAGTTGTTGTAGATCTTGATGTAATTGTAGAACCTATGATTGCTGACCCGGATGTAAACAACGATGATGTTTCTAAAAGATATACTCACGACACCATCAGAGATCTTTCTTACTACGGTGGTGAGAAAAAAGTAGATCTTGGTTTCGTTGGATCTTGTATGGTTCACAAAGGAGACCTTAAGATTGTTTCTCAGATGTTAAGAAACCTTGAAAAACAAAAAGGCAAAGTAGAATTCAATGCTCCTCTTGTAGTAGCAGCTCCTACTTACAACATCATTGACGAGTTAAAAGCTGAAGGTGACTGGGAATTACTCGAAAAATATTCAGGTTTTGAATTTAATGACAATGCACCAAAAGGTGAAGCTCGTACAGAATACGAAAATGTAATGTACCTTGAGCGTCCTGGATGTAACCTTTGTATGGGTAACCAAGAAAAAGCAGCTAAAGGAGATACGGTATTGGCTACTTCAACGCGTCTATTCCAAGGAAGAGTGGTAGAAGATTCTGAACGTAAAAAAGGAGAATCTTTATTAGCTTCAACTCCGGTTGTTGTTCTTTCTGCCATCATCGGAAGAATTCCAAGTATTGAGGAATACAAAGCAGCTGTTGAAGGTATTGACCTTACTACTTTTGTACCTTCTATCAAGGAATTGACAAGTACAAGTGCTCACTAA
- a CDS encoding aconitate hydratase, with translation MTFDIDMIKKVYERYPERIAAARQIVGKPLTLSEKILYTHLWEGNATQAYERGNSYVDFAPDRVAMQDATAQMALLQFMQAGKTKVAVPSTAHADHLIQAKVGADKDLQEGINKNSEVFNFLSSVCDKYGIGFWKPGAGIIHQVVLENYAFPGGMMIGTDSHTVNAGGLGMVAIGVGGADAVDVMAGMAWELKMPKLIGVKLTGKMNGWTSAKDVILKVAGILTVKGGTGCIVEYFGEGAESLSATGKGTICNMGAEIGATTSTFGYDDSMRRYLSATGRQDVVDAADKIAEHLTGDAEVYANPEQYFDQLIEINLTELTPHLNGPFTPDLATPVAEFRAKAEANGWPLEVEWALIGSCTNSSYEDLSRAASIVEDAVSKGVKPKAILGINPGSEQVKFTAERDGFLDSFRKFENARIFTNACGPCIGQWDREGAEKGEKNSIIHSFNRNFAKRADGNPNTHAFVASPEMVAAVAISGRLDFNPITDTLTNEAGEQVKLNEPKGFELPAKGFAVDDNGYQAPSEDGSSVVVNVSPTSDRLQLLEEFPAWDGKNITRAKVLIKAFGKCTTDHISMAGPWLKYRGHLDNISNNMLIGAVNAYNMETNHVKNELTGEYGEVPAVQRAYKAAGVPTIVVGDQNYGEGSSREHAAMEPRHLGVKAVLVKSFARIHETNLKKQGMLGITFANEADYDKIQEDDTVNFLDLDQFAPGKQLTLEFVHKDGTKDIIMANHTYNDQQIDWFKAGSALNLIKQQEK, from the coding sequence ATGACTTTTGATATTGATATGATCAAAAAGGTGTATGAGCGTTACCCAGAGAGAATTGCTGCGGCAAGACAAATTGTGGGAAAACCTCTTACCCTTTCAGAAAAAATTCTTTACACCCACCTTTGGGAAGGAAATGCTACACAAGCATATGAAAGAGGAAACTCTTATGTAGATTTTGCACCGGATAGAGTAGCAATGCAGGATGCAACAGCGCAAATGGCACTTTTACAGTTCATGCAGGCTGGAAAAACTAAAGTAGCTGTACCTTCAACAGCTCACGCGGATCACCTGATTCAGGCGAAGGTAGGTGCTGATAAAGATCTACAGGAAGGTATCAACAAAAACTCCGAGGTATTCAACTTCTTAAGTTCTGTATGTGATAAATACGGAATCGGATTCTGGAAGCCGGGAGCAGGTATCATTCACCAGGTGGTATTGGAAAACTACGCTTTCCCTGGAGGAATGATGATTGGAACCGACTCTCACACAGTAAACGCCGGCGGACTAGGAATGGTTGCTATTGGTGTAGGAGGTGCTGACGCAGTAGATGTAATGGCAGGAATGGCTTGGGAGCTTAAAATGCCTAAACTTATCGGGGTTAAATTAACCGGTAAAATGAATGGATGGACTTCTGCTAAAGATGTTATCTTAAAAGTAGCAGGAATTCTTACCGTAAAAGGAGGTACAGGATGTATCGTAGAATATTTCGGTGAAGGGGCAGAATCTCTTTCTGCAACGGGTAAAGGTACCATTTGTAATATGGGTGCTGAAATCGGAGCTACAACGTCTACTTTCGGATATGATGACTCCATGAGAAGATATCTTTCTGCTACAGGAAGACAGGATGTTGTAGATGCAGCAGATAAAATTGCTGAACACTTAACGGGTGATGCTGAAGTATACGCAAACCCAGAACAATATTTTGACCAATTAATTGAAATTAACCTTACTGAACTTACTCCACACTTAAACGGACCTTTCACTCCAGACTTAGCAACTCCAGTTGCTGAATTCAGAGCTAAAGCTGAAGCTAACGGATGGCCATTGGAAGTTGAGTGGGCGCTTATCGGTTCTTGTACCAACTCTTCTTATGAAGATTTATCAAGAGCGGCTTCCATCGTAGAAGATGCCGTATCCAAAGGAGTAAAACCTAAAGCAATTTTAGGGATTAACCCAGGTTCTGAGCAGGTGAAATTCACAGCGGAAAGGGATGGTTTTTTAGATTCATTCAGAAAATTTGAGAATGCCAGAATCTTTACCAATGCTTGTGGACCTTGTATTGGACAATGGGACAGAGAAGGAGCTGAAAAAGGGGAGAAAAACTCTATTATTCACTCTTTCAACAGAAACTTTGCGAAAAGAGCTGATGGTAACCCAAATACCCACGCATTTGTAGCTTCTCCTGAAATGGTAGCTGCTGTGGCAATTTCTGGTAGATTAGACTTCAACCCGATTACTGATACTTTAACTAACGAAGCTGGCGAACAGGTAAAACTTAATGAGCCTAAAGGTTTCGAACTTCCTGCAAAAGGATTTGCTGTAGATGACAACGGATATCAGGCTCCATCAGAAGATGGTTCCAGCGTTGTGGTAAACGTAAGCCCTACTTCAGACAGACTTCAGTTGTTAGAAGAATTCCCGGCTTGGGACGGTAAAAATATTACAAGAGCGAAGGTACTAATCAAAGCATTCGGAAAATGTACAACTGACCACATTTCTATGGCTGGACCATGGTTGAAATACAGAGGTCATTTAGACAATATTTCAAACAATATGCTGATTGGTGCTGTAAATGCTTACAATATGGAGACCAACCACGTTAAAAATGAATTAACAGGTGAATATGGAGAAGTTCCTGCTGTACAAAGAGCTTACAAGGCTGCAGGGGTTCCAACCATTGTTGTAGGAGACCAAAACTATGGTGAAGGTTCTTCAAGAGAGCATGCTGCCATGGAGCCTAGACACCTTGGTGTAAAAGCTGTATTGGTAAAATCATTCGCAAGAATTCACGAAACAAACCTTAAAAAACAAGGGATGCTGGGAATTACTTTCGCTAATGAGGCTGATTATGATAAAATCCAGGAAGATGACACCGTTAACTTCTTAGATCTTGACCAGTTTGCTCCAGGAAAGCAATTGACTTTAGAATTTGTTCACAAAGACGGAACTAAAGACATCATCATGGCCAACCACACGTATAACGACCAACAAATTGATTGGTTTAAGGCTGGTTCTGCACTGAACTTGATTAAACAACAAGAGAAATAA